A portion of the Macaca mulatta isolate MMU2019108-1 chromosome 2, T2T-MMU8v2.0, whole genome shotgun sequence genome contains these proteins:
- the BSN gene encoding protein bassoon → MGNEASLEGGAGDGPLPPGGAGPGPGPGPGPSPGAGKPPSAPAGGGQLPAAGAARSTAVPPVPGPGPGPGPGPGSGSTSRRLDPKESLGSQRAASPTPKQASATTPGQESPRETRAQGPAGQEADGPRRTLQVDSRTQRSGRSPSVSPDRGSTPTSPYSVPQIAPLPSSTLCPICKTSDLTSTPSQPNFNTCTQCHNKVCNQCGFNPNPHLTQVKEWLCLNCQMQRALGMDMTTAPRSKSQQQLHSPALSPAHSPAKQPLGKSEQERSRGPGGLQPGSHQGEMARATSVPEPAQAAAPPEVGRVSPQPPQPTKPSTAEPRPPAGEAPAKSATAVPTGLGATEQTQEGLTGKLFGLGASLLTQASTLMSVQPEADTQGQPAPSKGSPKIVFSDASKEAGPKPLGLGPGPGPAPGAKTEPGARTGPGSGPGALPKTGGTTSPKHGRAEHQAASKAAAKPKTMPKERATCPLCQAELNVGSKSPANYNTCTTCRLQVCNLCGFNPTPHLVEKTEWLCLNCQTKRLLEGSLGEPTPVLPPTSQQPPVGAPHRASGASPLKQKGSQGLGQPSGPLPAKASPLPTKASPLPTKASPQAKPLRASEPSKTPSSAQEKKTGVPTKAEPMPKPPPETTPTPGTPKVKSGVRRAEPATPVVKAVPEAPKGGEAEDLVGKPYSQDMSRSPQSLSDTGYSSDGISSSQSEITGVVQQEVEQLDSAGVTGPHPPSPSEIHKVGSSMRPLLQAQGLAPSGERSKPLSSSTGEEQKQRPHSLSITPEAFDSDEELEDILEEDEDSVEWRRRREKQDTAESSDDFGSQLRHDYVEDSSEGGLSPLPPQPPARAAELTDEEFMRRQILEMSAEEDNLEEDDTATSRRGLAKHGTQKGGPRPRPEPSQEPAALPKRRLPHNATTGYEELLPEGGPAEATDGSGALQGGLRRFKTIELNSTGSYSHELDLGQGPDPSLDREPELEMESLTGSPEDRSRGEHSSTLPASTPSYTSGTSPTSLSSLEEDSDSSPSRRQRLEEAKQQRKARHRSHGPLLPTIEDSSEEEELREEEELLREQEKMREVEQQRIRSTARKTRRDKEELRAQRRRERSKTPPSNLSPIEDASPTEELRQAAEMEELHRSSCSEYSPSPSLDSEAEALDGGPSRLYKSGSEYNLPTFMSLYSPTETPSGSSTTPSSGRPLKSAEEAYEEMMRKAELLQRQQGQAAGARGPHGGPSQPTSPRGLGSFEYQDTADRDYGRAAQPVAEGTPASLGAAMYEEILQTSQSIVRMRQASSRDLAFAEDKKKEKQFLNAESAYMDPMKQNGGPLTPGTSPTQLTAPVSFSTPTSSDSSGGRVIPDVRVTQHFAKETQDPLKLHSSPASPSLTSKEVGMPFSQGPGTPATTAVAPCPAGLPRGYMTPASPAGSERSPSPSSTAHSYGHSPTTANYGSQTEDLPQAPIGLAAAGQAAREKPLSASDGEGGTPQPSRAYSYVASSSPPLSPSSPSESPTFSPGKLGPRATAEFSTQTPSPAPASDMPRSPGAPTPSPMVAQGTQTPHRPSTPRLVWQESSQEAPFMVITLASDASSQTRMVHASASTSPLCSPTEIQPTTHGYSQTTPPSVSQLPPEPPGPPGFPRAPSAGADGPLALYGWGALPAENISLCRISSVPGTSRVEPGPRPPGTAVVDLRTAVKPTPIILTDQGMDLTSLAVEARKYGLALDPIPGRQSTAVQPLVINLNAQEQTHTFLATATTVSITMASSVLMAQQKQPVVYGDPYQSRLDFGQGGGSPVCLAQVKQVEQAVQTAPYRSGPRGRPREAKFARYNLPNQVAPLARRDVLITQMGTAQSIGLKPGPVPELGAEPHRATPAELRSHALPGARKPHTVVVQMGEGTAGTVTTLLPEEPAGALDLTGMRPESQLACCDMVYKLPFGSSCTGTFHPAPSVPEKSMADAAPPGQSSGPFYGPRDPEPPEPPTYRAQGAVGPGPHEEQRPYPQGLPGRLYSSMSDTNLAEAGLNYHAQRIGQLFQGPGRESAMDLSSLKHSYSLGFADGRYLGQGLQYGSVTDLRHPTDLLAHPLPMRRYSSVSNIYSDHRYGPRGEAIGFQEASLAQYSATTAREISRMCAALNSMDQYGGRHGIGGGGPDLVQYQPQHGPGLSAPQSLAPLRPGLLGNPTFPEGHPSPGNFAQYGPAAGQGTAVRQLLPSTATVRAADGMIYSTINTPIAATLPITTQPASVLRPMVRGGMYRPYASGGITAVPLTSLTRVPMIAPRVPLGPTGLYRYPAPSRFPIASSVPPAEGPVYLGKPAAAKASGAGGPPRPEIPVGAVREEPLPTTTPAAIKEAAGAPAPAPLAGRKPPVDAAPGGGSGALSRSGLEKEEASQEERQRKQQEQLLQLERERVELEKLRQLRLQEELERERVELQRHREEEQLLVQRELQELQTIKHHVLQQQQEERQAQFALQREQLAQQRLQLEQIQQLQQQLQQQLEEQKQRQKAPFPAACEAPGRGPPLAAAELAQNGQYWPPLTHAAFIAMAGPEGPGQPREPVLHRGLPSSASDMSLQTEEQWEASRGGIKKRHSMPRLRDACEPESAAEPCMVRRITDSSVQTDDEDGEGRYLLSRRRRARRSADCSVQTDDEDSAEWEQPVRRRRSRLPRHSDSGSDSKHDATASSSSAAATVRAMSSVGIQTISDCSVQTEPDQLPRVSPAIHITAATDPKVEIIRYISAPEKTGRGESLACQTEPDGQAQGVAGPQLVGPTAISPYLPGIQIVTPGPLGRFEKKKPDPLEIGYQAHLPPESLSQLVSRQPPKSPQVLYSPVSPLSPHRLLDTSFASSERLNKAHVSPQKHFTADSALRQQTLPRPMKTLQRSLSDPKPLSPTAEESAKERFSLYQHQGGLGSQVSALPPNSLVRKVKRTLPSPPPEEAHLPLAGQASPQLYAASLLQRGLTGPTSVPATKASLLRELDRDLRLVEHESTKLRKKQAELDEEEKEIDAKLKYLELGITQRKESLAKDRGGRDYPPLRGLGEHRDYLSDSELNQLRLQGCTTPAGQYVDFPATATAPAAPSGPTAFQQPRFQPPTPQYSAGSGGPTQNGFPAHQAPTYPGPNTYPAPAFPPGTSYPAEPGLPNQQAFHPTGHYAGQTPMPTTQSTLFPVPADSRAPLQKPHQTSLADLEQKVPTNYEVIASPVVAMSSAPSETSYSGSAVSSSYEQGKVPEVPRASERGSASQSPAPTYPSDSHYTSLEQNVPRNYVMIDDISELTKDSTSTAPDSQRLEPLGPGSSGRPGKELGEPGVLEGPTLPCCYARGEEESEEDSYDPRGKGGHLRSMESNGRPASSHYYGDSDYRHGARAEKYGPGPMGPKHPSKSLAPAAISSKRSKHRKQGMEQKISKFSPIEEAKDVESDLASYPPPAVSSSLVSRGRKFQDEITYGLKKNVYEQQRYYGMSTRDTVEEDDRIYGGSSRSRAPSAYSGEKLSSHDFSGRGKGYEREREAVERLQKAGPKPSSLSMAHSRARPPMRSQASEEESPVSPLGRPRPAGGPLPPSGDTCPQFCSSHSMPDVQEHVKDGPRAHAYKREEGYILDDSHCVVSDSEAYHLGQEETDWFDKPRDARSDRFRHHGGHAVSSSSQKRGPARHSYHDYDEPPEEGLWPHDEGGPGRHASAKEHRHHGDHGRHSGRHTGEEPGRRAAKPHARDLGRHEARPHSQPSSAPAMPKKGQPGYPSSAEYSQPSRAPSAYHHASDSKKGSRQAHSGPAALQSKAEPQAQPQLQGRQAAPGPQQSQSPSSRQMPSGAASRQPQPQQQQQQQQQQQQQQQQQGLGLQPPQQAPTQARLQQQSQPTARGSAPAASQPAGKPQPGPTTATGPQLAGPPRAEQTNGSKGTAKAPQQGRAPQAQPTPGPGPAGVKAGARPGGTPGAPASQPGADGESVFSKILPGGAAEQAGKLTEAVSAFGKKFSSFW, encoded by the exons GTGAAGGAGTGGCTCTGTCTGAACTGTCAGATGCAGAGGGCTCTGGGAATGGACATGACCACTGCACCTCGCTCCAAGAGCCAGCAGCAGCTGCACTCCCCAGCCCTGTCTCCTGCCCACTCCCCGGCCAAACAGCCCCTGGGGAAGTCAGAGCAAGAGAGATCTCGGGGTCCAGGAGGACTACAGCCTGGGTCCCACCAGGGTGAGATGGCCAGGGCCACCTCAGTGCCGGAGCCTGCCCAAGCAGCTGCCCCTCCAGAGGTGGGGAGGGTGTCTCCTCAGCCCCCTCAACCCACCAAGCCTTCCACAGCTGAGCCCAGGCCACCTGCAGGAGAGGCCCCAGCCAAAAGTGCCACTGCAGTGCCCACTGGTCTTGGTGCCACCGAGCAGACCCAGGAGGGCCTCACTGGTAAGCTCTTTGGCCTTGGCGCGTCGCTGCTAACCCAGGCGAGCACCCTCATGTCTGTGCAACCTGAGGCTGACACCCAGGGCCAGCCTGCCCCCAGCAAGGGGTCACCCAAGATCGTCTTCAGTGATGCCAGCAAGGAGGCTGGCCCAAAACCCTTGGGCTTAGGGCCTGGACCTGGGCCAGCACCTGGAGCCAAAACTGAGCCTGGGGCTAGAACGGGTCCTGGATCTGGACCTGGAGCCCTGCCGAAAACTGGGGGAACAACCAGTCCAAAGCATGGAAGAGCAGAACATCAGGCAGCATCGAAGGCTGCTGCCAAGCCAAAGACCATGCCGAAGGAAAGGGCCACCTGCCCACTGTGCCAAGCCGAGCTCAATGTGGGCAGCAAGAGCCCAGCCAACTATAACACATGCACTACCTGCAGGCTCCAGGTGTGCAACCTGTGTGGCTTTAACCCAACACCCCACTTGGTGGAG AAAACAGAGTGGCTGTGTCTGAACTGCCAAACCAAGCGGCTACTGGAGGGCAGCCTGGGAGAGCCGACCCCTGTGCTGCCACCCACCTCACAGCAGCCCCCTGTGGGGGCCCCTCACCGTGCATCTGGAGCATCCCCTCTGAAGCAGAAAGGGTCACAGGGGCTGGGCCAGCCATCAGGCCCCCTGCCTGCCAAGGCCAGCCCTTTACCCACCAAGGCCAGCCCTCTGCCCACCAAGGCCAGCCCCCAGGCCAAGCCCCTCAGGGCTTCTGAACCCAGCAAGACCCCAAGCAGTGCCCAGGAAAAGAAGACCGGAGTCCCCACTAAAGCTGAGCCCATGCCGAAGCCACCTCCAGAGACTACCCCAACCCCTGGGACTCCTAAAGTAAAGAGTGGGGTGAGGAGGGCTGAACCTGCCACCCCTGTCGTCAAGGCTGTTCCAGAAGCCCCCAAGGGTGGGGAGGCGGAG GACCTGGTGGGCAAGCCTTACTCTCAGGACATGTCTCGGAGCCCACAGAGCCTCAGTGACACAGGCTATTCCTCCGACGGCATCTCTAGCTCCCAGAGTGAGATCACAGGAGTCGTGCAGCAGGAGGTGGAACAGCTGGACAGTGCAGGGGTGACAGGGCCACATCCACCCAGCCCCTCCGAGATCCACAAGGTGGGGAGCAGCATGCGGCCTTTGCTGCAGGCCCAGGGCCTGGCCCCCAGTGGTGAGCGGAGCAAGCCACTCTCCAGCAGTACTGGCGAGGAGCAGAAGCAGCGGCCCCACTCCTTGTCCATCACGCCTGAGGCCTTTGACTCTGATGAGGAGCTGGAGGATATCCTGGAGGAAGACGAAGACTCTGTTGAGTGGAGGCGCCGGAGAGAGAAGCAGGACACTGCTGAGTCCTCAGACGACTTTGGCAGCCAACTGAGGCACGACTATGTGGAGGACAGCAGTGAGGGTGGCCTGTCACCTcttccaccccagcccccagcccgggCAGCAGAACTGACTGATGAGGAGTTCATGCGACGGCAGATTCTGGAGATGAGCGCCGAGGAAGACAACCTGGAGGAGGATGACACTGCCACCTCCAGGCGTGGCCTGGCCAAACATGGCACCCAGAAGGGTGGCCCCAGACCCAGGCCTGAGCCTAGCCAAGAACCAGCAGCACTGCCCAAGAGGCGCCTGCCCCACAATGCCACCACAGGCTATGAGGAGCTGCTCCCTGAGGGAGGCCCAGCAGAAGCTACCGATGGCAGTGGGGCCCTGCAGGGTGGGCTCCGTCGCTTCAAGACCATTGAGCTCAACAGCACGGGCAGTTATAGTCATGAGCTGGACCTGGGCCAAGGCCCAGACCCCAGTCTGGACCGGGAGCCCGAGTTGGAGATGGAGAGCCTGACGGGCTCCCCTGAGGACCGTTCCCGTGGTGAGCACTCCTCTACACTgcctgcctccacacccagctacacCTCAGGCACCTCTCCCACCTCTCTGTCCTCCCTAGAGGAGGACAGTGACAGCAGCCCCAGCCGCAGGCAGCGTCTAGAAGAAGCGAAGCAGCAGCGCAAGGCCCGGCACCGCTCCCATGGGCCCCTGCTACCCACCATTGAGGACTCttcagaggaggaggagctgcGGGAGGAAGAGGAGCTACTGCGTGAGCAAGAGAAGATGCGGGAGGTGGAGCAGCAGCGCATCCGCAGCACGGCCCGCAAGACCCGGCGGGACAAGGAAGAACTGCGGGCCCAGCGGAGGCGAGAGCGCTCCAAGACACCACCCAGTAACTTGTCACCCATTGAGGACGCCTCCCCCACGgaggagctgaggcaggcggcCGAGATGGAGGAGCTGCACCGCTCCTCCTGCTCTGAGTACTCACCCTCGCCCTCCCTTGACTCTGAGGCTGAGGCCTTGGATGGTGGCCCTAGCCGGCTTTACAAGTCAGGCAGTGAGTACAACCTGCCCACCTTCATGTCCCTCTACTCACCAACCGAGACACCCTCTGGCAGCTCCACCACTCCCAGTTCCGGACGGCCCCTCAAGAGCGCCGAGGAGGCTTATGAGGAGATGATGCGCAAAGCTGAGCTGCTTCAGAGGCAGCAAGGCCAGGCGGCAGGGGCCCGGGGACCCCATGGCGGCCCCTCTCAGCCCACAAGCCCCAGGGGCCTGGGCTCCTTCGAATATCAAGACACTGCAGACCGTGACTATGGCCGGGCTGCTCAGCCTGTCGCAGAGGGCACGCCAGCCAGCCTGGGAGCAGCCATGTATGAAGAAATCcttcagacatcacagagcataGTCCGCATGCGGCAGGCCTCCTCACGAGACCTGGCTTTTGCTGAGGACAAAAAGAAGGAGAAGCAGTTTCTAAATGCTGAGAGTGCATACATGGACCCAATGAAGCAAAATGGCGGCCCCCTTACCCCTGGTACCAGTCCCACCCAGCTCACGGCCCCTGTGTCCTTCTCTACCCCCACCTCCTCAGACAGCAGCGGGGGCCGAGTTATTCCCGATGTCCGTGTCACTCAGCATTTTGCAAAGGAGACTCAGGACCCCCTCAAGCTGCacagctctcctgcctcccccagcTTAACCTCCAAGGAGGTAGGCATGCCCTTTTCCCAGGGCCCTGGGACCCCAGCCACCACAGCTGTGGCTCCTTGTCCAGCTGGGCTGCCACGAGGATATATGACTCCAGCCTCCCCAGCAGGCTCCGAGCGCAGTCCTTCACCATCTTCCACAGCCCACAGCTATGGACACAGCCCAACCACTGCAAACTATGGGTCCCAAACTGAGGATCTACCCCAGGCCCCCATTGGCCTTGCTGCAGCTGGACAGGCTGCTAGAGAGAAGCCCCTGAGTGCGAGTGATGGTGAGGGTGGCACTCCTCAGCCTTCCCGGGCATATTCCTATGTTGCAAGCTCCAGCCCACCTCTCTCCCCATCTTCCCCCTCAGAGAGTCCCACATTCTCCCCTGGCAAGCTGGGCCCAAGGGCCACAGCAGAGTTCTCTACACAGACGCCAAGTCCAGCCCCTGCCTCAGACATGCCACGGAGCCCTGGTGCCCCCACTCCATCACCTATGGTAGCCCAGGGCACACAAACACCACATCGACCCAGCACGCCTCGCCTGGTGTGGCAGGAGTCCTCTCAGGAGGCTCCCTTTATGGTCATCACACTGGCATCAGACGCCTCCAGCCAGACCAGAATGGTACATGCCAGTGCCTCCACCTCCCCGCTCTGCTCACCTACTGAAATCCAGCCCACCACCCATGGCTACAGCCAGACAACACCTCCGAGTGTGTCTCAGCTGCCCCCAGAGCCACCTGGGCCACCTGGCTTTCCACGGGCACCCAGTGCTGGTGCGGACGGGCCCCTGGCACTATATGGCTGGGGTGCCCTCCCTGCTGAGAACATCTCCCTGTGCCGGATCTCCTCTGTCCCTGGGACATCTAGGGTTgagccaggccccaggcccccTGGCACTGCAGTGGTAGACCTCCGCACAGCTGTCAAGCCCACTCCCATCATCCTCACTGACCAGGGCATGGACCTCACCTCTCTTGCTGTGGAAGCGAGGAAGTATGGTCTTGCCCTGGATCCAATCCCAGGACGGCAGTCGACTGCCGTGCAGCCCTTGGTTATCAACCTCAATGCCCAGGAGCAGACCCATACCTTCCTTGCCACTGCCACCACAGTGAGCATCACCATGGCCTCGTCTGTGCTCATGGCTCAACAAAAGCAGCCTGTGGTCTATGGAGACCCCTACCAGAGCCGCCTTGATTTTGGCCAGGGTGGGGGTAGCCCTGTGTGCCTGGCCCAGGTCAAACAAGTAGAGCAGGCTGTCCAGACAGCCCCATACCGAAGTGGGCCCCGGGGAAGACCCAGGGAGGCCAAGTTTGCCAGATATAATCTGCCCAACCAAGTAGCACCTCTGGCCAGAAGGGACGTTTTGATCACTCAGATGGGCACCGCCCAGAGCATTGGCCTCAAGCCAGGCCCAGTGCCAGAGCTGGGTGCCGAGCCCCACCGGGCTACCCCTGCAGAGTTGCGGTCACATGCTCTGCCAGGTGCCAGGAAGCCACACACAGTGGTGGTACAGATGGGAGAGGGCACAGCAGGCACTGTGACCACACTGCTCCCAGAGGAGCCTGCGGGTGCCCTGGACCTTACCGGGATGAGGCCTGAGAGCCAGCTGGCATGCTGTGACATGGTCTACAAGCTCCCCTTTGGCAGCAGCTGCACTGGCACCTTCCACCCAGCCCCCAGTGTGCCTGAGAAGAGCATGGCAGATGCTGCCCCACCTGGCCAAAGCAGTGGCCCCTTCTATGGTCCCCGGGACCCTGAGCCTCCTGAGCCCCCCACCTACCGGGCACAGGGGGCTGTGGGGCCTGGGCCCCATGAGGAGCAGAGGCCCTACCCACAAGGCCTGCCTGGTAGGCTGTACTCCTCCATGTCTGACACCAATTTGGCTGAGGCTGGCCTCAACTACCATGCCCAGAGGATCGGGCAGCTCTTCCAGGGTCCTGGACGAGAGTCAGCTATGGATCTCAGCTCGCTGAAGCACTCCTACAGTCTGGGCTTTGCGGACGGACGCTACCTAGGGCAGGGCTTGCAGTATGGCTCAGTCACGGACCTGCGTCATCCTACAGACCTTTTGGCTCACCCGCTTCCCATGCGGCGCTATAGCTCAGTGTCAAACATCTATTCAGACCACAGGTACGGCCCACGGGGAGAGGCAATTGGCTTCcaggaggccagcctggctcAGTACAGTGCCACCACAGCCCGTGAAATCAGTCGCATGTGCGCTGCCCTCAACTCCATGGACCAGTATGGTGGGCGGCATGGCATTGGTGGTGGTGGCCCTGACCTTGTGCAGTACCAGCCTCAGCACGGGCCCGGGCTCAGTGCTCCGCAGAGTCTGGCTCCCCTCAGACCTGGACTCCTTGGTAACCCCACCTTTCCAGAGGGCCACCCAAGTCCTGGGAACTTTGCCCAGTATGGGCCTGCAGCAGGCCAGGGAACAGCAGTCAGACAGCTGCTGCCGTCCACAGCCACTGTACGTGCAGCTGATGGCATGATCTACTCGACTATCAATACCCCAATTGCTGCAACACTGCCCATCACCACCCAGCCTGCCTCAGTCCTGCGGCCCATGGTGCGTGGTGGCATGTACAGGCCTTATGCATCTGGTGGAATCACAGCCGTGCCACTCACCAGTCTGACACGTGTGCCCATGATTGCCCCCCGGGTACCTCTTGGACCCACAGGGCTGTACCGATATCCTGCACCAAGTAGATTTCCCATTGCTTCCAGTGTTCCACCTGCAGAAGGGCCTGTCTATCTGGGGAAACCTGCTGCTGCCAAGGCCTCTGGGGCTGGGGGCCCTCCAAGGCCAGAGATACCAGTAGGGGCTGTACGAGAAGAGCCTCTTCCCACAACCACCCCTGCTGCCATCAAGGAGGCTGCAGGAGCCCCAGCTCCTGCCCCACTAGCTGGCCGGAAGCCACCAGTAGATGCTGCTCCTGGGGGTGGCAGCGGGGCCCTCAGCCGGTCAGGGCTCGAGAAAGAGGAAGCATCACAGGAGGAGAGGCAGCGGAAGCAACAGGAGCAGCTGCTCCAGCTAGAGCGGGAGCGGGTGGAGTTGGAGAAGCTGCGACAACTTCGGCTGCAAGAGGAGCTAGAGCGGGAACGTGTGGAGCTGCAGAGACACCGTGAGGAGGAGCAGCTGCTGGTGCAGCGGGAGTTGCAGGAACTGCAGACCATCAAGCACCATGTgctgcagcagcagcaagagGAACGCCAGGCTCAATTTGCACTGCAGCGGGAACAGCTAGCGCAGCAGCGTCTGCAGCTGGAGCAGatccagcagctgcagcagcagctgcagcagcagctaGAGGAGCAGAAGCAGCGGCAGAAGGCTCCCTTTCCTGCAGCCTGTGAGGCACCTGGCCGAGGACCTCCCCTAGCGGCTGCTGAGCTGGCCCAGAATGGCCAGTATTGGCCCCCACTTACCCATGCAGCCTTCATTGCCATGGCAGGGCCTGAAGGACCTGGCCAACCTCGTGAGCCTGTGTTGCACCGGGGTCTCCCCAGCTCTGCCTCAGACATGTCACTGCAAACAGAGGAGCAGTGGgaggccagccgtggtggcatcAAGAAGCGGCACTCCATGCCACGCCTGCGGGATGCCTGTGAGCCAGAGTCTGCGGCTGAGCCCTGTATGGTCAGGAGGATTACCGACAGCAGCGTGCAGACAGACGATGAGGATGGGGAGGGCCGCTACCTCTTGAGTCGGCGACGCCGGGCACGGCGGAGTGCTGACTGCAGCGTGCAGACGGACGACGAGGACAGTGCTGAGTGGGAGCAGCCAGTGCGCCGCCGCAGGTCTCGTCTTCCCCGCCACTCAGACTCAGGCTCTGACAGCAAGCACGATGCCACTGCCTCGTCATCCAGTGCTGCTGCCACTGTGAGGGCCATGAGCAGCGTGGGCATCCAGACCATCAGTGACTGCTCTGTGCAGACGGAGCCTGACCAGCTGCCCAGGGTCTCTCCAGCCATCCACATCACAGCTGCCACCGATCCCAAGGTGGAGATCATCAGGTACATATCGGCGCCAGAGAAGACTGGGCGCGGGGAGAGCCTGGCCTGCCAGACGGAGCCAGATGGGCAGGCCCAGGGTGTAGCCGGGCCGCAGCTTGTAGGGCCAACTGCCATCAGCCCCTACCTGCCTGGCATCCAGATCGTCACCCCAGGGCCTCTGGGCAGATTtgaaaaaaagaagccagatcCCCTGGAGATTGGGTACCAGGCCCACCTGCCTCCGGAGTCTCTCTCACAGCTTGTGAGCCGCCAGCCTCCCAAGTCCCCTCAGGTCCTCTACTCACCAGTCTCACCCCTGTCCCCTCACCGGCTCCTGGACACCTCCTTTGCTTCCAGTGAGAGGCTGAACAAGGCTCATGTGAGTCCCCAGAAGCACTTCACGGCTGACAGCGCTCTCCGCCAGCAGACGCTGCCTCGCCCCATGAAGACCCTGCAGCGGTCCTTGTCTGACCCTAAGCCCCTCAGCCCCACCGCTGAAGAGTCTGCCAAAGAGAGATTCTCCCTCTACCAGCACCAGGGGGGACTGGGTAGCCAG GTGTCGGCGTTGCCACCCAACAGCCTGGTCCGCAAGGTGAAGCGGACACTGCCCAGCCCCCCTCCAGAGGAGGCTCACCTTCCCCTGGCTGGCCAGGCCTCCCCACAGCTGTATGCAGCCAGCCTGCTGCAGCGAGGGCTGACGGGGCCCACCTCTGTCCCTGCTACCAAGGCCAGCCTGCTCCGGGAGCTGGACCGGGACCTGCGGCTGGTGGAGCATGAGTCCACCAAGCTGCGCAAGAAGCAGGCGGAGCTggatgaggaggagaaggagattGACGCCAAGCTCAAGTACCTGGAGCTGGGTATCACACAACGCAAAGAGTCTTTGGCCAAAGACCGGGGTGGCCGTGACTACCCACCCTTGCGTGGTCTTGGTGAGCATCGTGACTACCTGTCGGACAGTGAACTCAACCAGCTGCGGCTCCAGGGCTGCACCACTCCCGCTGGCCAGTACGTGGACTtccctgccactgccactgctcCTGCCGCCCCCTCTGGTCCCACTGCCTTCCAGCAGCCCCGCTTCCAGCCTCCGACCCCACAGTATTCTGCAGGCAGTGGTGGGCCAACTCAGAATGGATTCCCTGCCCACCAGGCCCCCACCTACCCTGGCCCCAACACATACCCAGCTCCTGCCTTTCCTCCTGGCACCAGTTACCCAGCTGAGCCTGGCCTGCCAAACCAGCAGGCTTTCCATCCCACAGGCCACTATGCAGGTCAAACACCCATGCCAACCACACAGAGCACCCTTTTTCCAGTCCCCGCTGATAGCCGTGCCCCACTGCAGAAGCCACACCAGACATCGCTAGCTGACTTGGAGCAGAAGGTGCCCACCAACTATGAGGTGATCGCCAGCCCAGTTGTGGCCATGTCTTCAGCCCCATCTGAAACCAGCTACAGTGGCTCAGCAGTGAGCAGCAGCTATGAGCAGGGCAAGGTCCCTGAGGTGCCCCGGGCTAGTGAACGTGGCAGTGCAAGCCAGAGCCCAGCCCCCACTTACCCCTCTGATTCACACTATACCAGTCTGGAGCAGAACGTTCCTCGAAACTACGTAATGATCGATGACATCAGTGAACTGACCAAGGACAGCACCTCTACTGCTCCTGATAGCCAGCGGCTGGAGCCCCTGGGGCCAGGCAGCAGTGGGCGTCCAGGGAAGGAGCTTGGAGAACCAGGTGTCCTTGAGGGGCCTACACTGCCCTGCTGCTATGCCAGAGGAGAAGAGGAATCTGAGGAGGACTCATACGACCCCCGCGGGAAGGGTGGCCACCTCCGGAGCATGGAGAGCAATGGTCGACCAGCCAGTAGCCACTACTATGGTGACAGTGACTACAGGCATGGGGCTCGAGCAGAGAAGTATGGTCCAGGGCCCATGGGGCCCAAGCATCCCTCCAAGAGCCTGGCTCCAGCTGCCATCTCCTCAAAGCGCAGCAAGCACCGGAAGCAGGGCATGGAACAAAAGATCTCCAAGTTCTCACCTATTGAAGAGGCCAAGGATGTGGAGTCAGACCTGGCGTCCTACCCCCCACCTGCAGTCAGCAGCAGCCTGGTCTCTCGGGGCAGGAAGTTCCAGGATGAAATCACCTATGGGCTCAAGAAGAACGTGTATGAGCAGCAGAGATATTATGGGATGTCCACCCGGGACACAGTGGAGGAGGACGACCGCATTTATGGTGGGAGCAGCCGGTCCCGGGCACCTTCTGCATACAGTGGGGAGAAGCTGTCCAGCCACGACTTCAGTGGCCGGGGCAAGGGGTATGAAAGGGAACGGGAGGCTGTGGAGCGACTTCAAAAAGCGGGCCCCAAGCCCTCATCCCTAAGTATGGCCCACAGCCGGGCACGACCCCCCATGCGGAGCCAGGCCTCTGAAGAGGAGAGCCCTGTCAGCCCCTTGGGGAGGCCCCGCCCTGCCGGAGGGCCCCTCCCTCCCAGCGGGGATACCTGCCCACAGTTCTGCTCCAGTCACTCCATGCCTGATGTCCAGGAGCATGTCAAGGACGGACCTCGGGCCCACGCATATAAGCGTGAGGAGGGCTACATCCTGGATGATTCCCACTGCGTGGTTTCCGACAGCGAAG CTTATCACCTGGGCCAGGAGGAGACGGACTGGTTTGATAAGCCCCGGGATGCCCGCTCTGACCGGTTCAGGCACCACGGGGGCCATGcagtttcctcctcctcccagaagcGAGGCCCTGCCAGGCACAGCTACCATGACTACGATGAACCCCCTGAGGAGGGCCTGTGGCCTCATGATGAGGGTGGCCCAGGCCGCCATGCCTCAGCCAAGGAACACCGGCATCACGGTGACCACGGGCGGCACTCAGGCCGCCACACTGGTGAGGAGCCAGGACGGCGTGCTGCCAAACCACACGCTCGGGACCTGGGTCGCCATGAGGCCCGGCCCCACTCTCAGCCCAGCTCTGCTCCAGCTATGCCGAAGAAGGGTCAGCCTGGGTACCCCAGCTCTGCTGAGTACTCACAGCCATCCCGTGCTCCATCCGCATACCATCATGCCTCTGACAGCAAGAAGGGCTCCCGGCAAGCCCACTCCGGGCCCGCTGCACTGCAGTCAAAAGCAGAACCCCAGGCACAGCCACAGTTGCAAGGTCGGCAGGCAGCTCCAGGACCACAACAGTCACAGTCACCATCATCCAGGCAAATGCCCTCTGGGGCAGCATCGCGccagccacagccacagcagcagcagcagcagcagcagcagcagcagcagcagcagcagcagcaaggtCTTGGGCTGCAGCCCCCACAGCAGGCTCCGACGCAGGCTCGGCTGCAGCAACAGAGCCAGCCAACCGCCCGGGGCTCAGCCCCTGCTGCCAGCCAGCCTGCAGGGAAGCCTCAGCCAGGCCCCACCACAGCCACAGGCCCTCAACTAGCAGGACCG CCACGGGCAGAACAGACAAATGGCTCTAAAGGGACAGCCAAAGCACCACAACAGGGGAGGGCTCCTCAGGCCCAGCCAACGCCAGGACCTGGACCTGCAG GTGTGAAGGCTGGAGCCAGGCCTGGAGGAACCCCAGGGGCTCCCGCCAGCCAGCCAGGTGCCGATGGGGAGAGCGTGTTCTCCAAGATCCTCCCTGGCGGGGCAGCAGAGCAAGCTGGCAAACTGACGGAAG CTGTCTCTGCTTTTGGCAAAAAATTTTCCTCATTCTGGTGA